From a region of the Verrucomicrobiota bacterium genome:
- a CDS encoding TIGR00730 family Rossman fold protein yields MQDFTAGGISALRSSFSSSGNPEFDRRIQELVRDWGVHESPELIAEMIVTALRMGSDAVPVADLKMINRSLKELRQAARTFAPYSGIRKVAVFGSARTPATAPEALAAEAFAAQMRDHGFMIITGGGDGIMGAAQRGAGREHSFGLNIRLPFEQRANEIIEGDPKLVNFNYFFTRKVNFVKETHGIALFPGGFGTMDEGFEILTLMQTGKARIIPLVLVDIPGGTYWRTWVRFLEEHFLAQRLISPEDFNFFRMFDRVEDAVDEIANFYRNFHSYRWVGRSELVIRLHQPIERDAVEGINGKFRDGFLAQPLRASGPLEEEKNEPEIYRLPRLICRPYRRNFGRMRALIDEINRAEAAKTE; encoded by the coding sequence GTGCAAGATTTTACTGCGGGCGGCATTAGTGCCCTGCGCTCGTCGTTTTCGTCATCGGGAAATCCGGAATTCGATCGTCGCATCCAGGAGTTGGTCCGGGATTGGGGGGTGCACGAGTCACCGGAATTGATCGCGGAAATGATCGTCACGGCATTACGGATGGGTAGCGACGCCGTGCCGGTCGCGGACCTTAAAATGATCAACCGTTCCCTCAAAGAGCTGCGCCAGGCCGCACGCACCTTCGCCCCGTACTCCGGGATCCGGAAGGTGGCGGTATTCGGTTCTGCGCGGACCCCCGCCACCGCGCCGGAGGCGCTTGCCGCGGAAGCGTTCGCGGCCCAAATGCGGGATCACGGATTTATGATCATCACCGGGGGCGGGGATGGGATTATGGGGGCTGCCCAGCGAGGCGCCGGACGCGAGCACAGCTTCGGCTTGAACATCCGGCTGCCTTTCGAGCAGAGAGCCAATGAGATTATCGAGGGTGATCCGAAGCTCGTTAATTTCAATTATTTCTTTACCCGCAAGGTCAACTTCGTGAAGGAGACGCACGGGATTGCGCTTTTCCCGGGCGGCTTCGGCACGATGGATGAGGGATTTGAGATTCTCACCCTGATGCAGACCGGCAAGGCTCGCATCATCCCGCTCGTGCTGGTCGATATTCCGGGCGGAACTTACTGGCGCACCTGGGTCCGATTTCTGGAAGAGCATTTCCTGGCCCAACGCCTGATCTCGCCCGAGGACTTTAATTTCTTCCGGATGTTCGACCGGGTGGAAGACGCAGTCGACGAGATCGCGAATTTTTACCGGAACTTTCATTCTTACCGTTGGGTAGGCAGAAGCGAGTTGGTCATTCGCCTGCACCAACCGATAGAGCGCGACGCGGTCGAAGGCATTAACGGCAAATTCCGCGACGGTTTTCTGGCCCAGCCGCTCAGGGCCAGCGGACCGCTTGAGGAGGAAAAGAACGAGCCCGAGATTTACCGTTTACCTCGGCTGATCTGCCGGCCGTACCGCCGAAATTTCGGACGGATGCGCGCCCTGATCGATGAGATCAACCGGGCTGAGGCGGCCAAAACGGAGTAG
- a CDS encoding acyl carrier protein has translation MSSQELKEQIKDMLITNLMLRVPKEEIENDLPLFGVDGLGLDSIDALQLVVSMEKTFGVGVPNSEVARVALASVNSIHDYILQQTGRKPA, from the coding sequence ATGTCGTCTCAAGAGCTAAAGGAGCAAATCAAAGATATGCTCATCACGAACCTGATGCTCCGCGTGCCGAAGGAGGAGATCGAAAACGATCTACCTTTATTTGGTGTCGACGGCCTCGGGCTCGATTCCATCGATGCGCTCCAACTCGTTGTCAGCATGGAAAAGACCTTCGGCGTCGGCGTACCGAACTCGGAAGTTGCCCGGGTGGCCCTCGCCAGCGTCAACAGTATCCACGATTACATCCTGCAGCAGACCGGCCGCAAACCGGCCTGA
- a CDS encoding TlyA family RNA methyltransferase: MGASQRERIDKMLVARGFFPSREQAQRALMAGQVLVGERVVDKPGSLVPADAEIRVTGMERFVGRGGYKLEAALEHFKISPAGWRCLDVGASTGGFTDCLLQRGAAQVTALDVGHNQIAYRLRTDPRVLVHEGINARYLDPARIGAPFELIVVDVSFISLTLVLHPIFGCLAPGGLVIVLIKPQFELDPNKVVKGGVVRDSTFHDEAVDKVYRFVTGSLRREWRGFVESPIRGAKGNREFLACLR; encoded by the coding sequence ATGGGTGCAAGCCAACGAGAGCGCATTGATAAGATGCTGGTTGCCCGGGGCTTCTTCCCGTCACGAGAACAGGCCCAGCGTGCGTTGATGGCCGGGCAGGTGCTGGTCGGGGAGCGGGTCGTCGACAAGCCGGGCAGCCTGGTGCCGGCGGATGCCGAGATCCGGGTCACGGGCATGGAGCGGTTTGTCGGCCGGGGCGGATACAAGCTGGAAGCGGCTCTTGAGCATTTTAAAATTAGTCCGGCCGGATGGCGCTGCCTGGACGTGGGCGCCTCGACGGGCGGGTTCACGGATTGCCTCCTGCAACGGGGCGCCGCGCAGGTCACGGCCCTGGATGTGGGGCATAACCAGATTGCTTACCGGCTGCGAACCGATCCTCGGGTTTTGGTGCATGAGGGCATCAACGCGCGCTACCTGGACCCGGCCCGGATCGGTGCGCCATTCGAGTTGATTGTGGTGGACGTTTCTTTTATCTCGCTCACCCTGGTGTTGCACCCTATTTTTGGCTGCCTTGCACCGGGAGGACTCGTGATCGTACTTATCAAACCACAGTTTGAACTCGACCCGAACAAGGTGGTGAAGGGAGGGGTGGTGCGGGACTCAACGTTTCACGATGAAGCGGTCGACAAAGTGTACCGTTTCGTTACGGGATCGCTCCGGCGCGAATGGCGCGGCTTCGTCGAGTCCCCGATTCGGGGCGCGAAAGGTAACCGGGAGTTTCTGGCATGTCTTCGGTGA
- a CDS encoding NAD(+)/NADH kinase translates to MSSVTIGIYAHWRKPGAEVPLRSLTAAIEVEGMRALVEENAARLIPVQGHALTEMAEQCDVLIALGGDGTLLRLIRDLHGSVRPIMGINFGTLGFLTSFAGPEFEEAVRALRDRTYRVDERTMLTARLIRDGRVICEQTGLNDVVVTRGERSRLVRAEVYIEGNLLTEFNADGLVVATSTGSTAYSLSAGGPIVMPESGVLLVTPICPHVLTNRSVVVSNRSTLTIRPRPGQGPLLLTIDGHESEQVLPGDHVRIATADRRIPLLFPRHLTFAEILRRKLRWSGTSI, encoded by the coding sequence ATGTCTTCGGTGACGATCGGCATCTACGCACATTGGCGGAAACCGGGCGCGGAGGTGCCGTTGCGCTCGCTGACGGCGGCGATTGAAGTCGAAGGCATGCGTGCGCTGGTGGAGGAAAACGCGGCGCGTTTGATCCCGGTGCAGGGCCATGCGCTGACGGAAATGGCCGAACAATGCGATGTCCTGATCGCGCTTGGAGGCGACGGCACGCTTTTACGCCTGATTCGCGACCTGCACGGCTCTGTGCGCCCGATCATGGGGATCAATTTCGGCACGCTGGGCTTTCTTACGTCCTTCGCCGGCCCGGAATTCGAGGAAGCGGTTCGCGCCTTGCGGGACCGGACGTACCGGGTGGATGAGCGAACGATGCTGACCGCGCGGTTGATACGCGACGGCAGGGTGATCTGCGAACAGACCGGTCTAAACGACGTGGTGGTGACCCGGGGTGAACGCTCGCGCCTGGTGCGGGCGGAAGTGTACATCGAAGGCAACCTGCTGACCGAGTTCAATGCGGACGGCTTGGTTGTGGCGACTTCGACGGGATCAACGGCTTATTCGCTTTCTGCGGGCGGCCCGATTGTCATGCCCGAGTCAGGCGTGCTGCTGGTAACGCCGATTTGCCCGCACGTGCTCACCAATCGTTCGGTGGTGGTGTCCAACCGGTCGACCCTGACGATCCGGCCGCGGCCAGGGCAAGGACCGCTGTTGCTGACCATCGACGGACACGAGTCCGAACAGGTGCTCCCTGGCGATCATGTCCGGATCGCCACAGCCGATCGCAGGATCCCGTTGTTATTTCCGCGCCACCTCACTTTTGCCGAGATCCTTCGGCGGAAACTGCGCTGGAGCGGCACAAGCATATGA